Proteins encoded within one genomic window of Halodesulfurarchaeum formicicum:
- a CDS encoding CRISPR-associated endonuclease Cas3'', with protein sequence MSTLQTPLISHPTRDEATNTYAADQLTGNGDLRLTAHNRVVSDRAVSLFGENSDAVEYLRAAAALHDFGKATPQFQAYVRPKEDHSCPKEETAHARLGALATWYVLGKLGAPDRDRLAGTLAVARHHQALPNAAQYTAETLAEAFERQDGVINVQLSRIDETWPRAAAKLFEQTPLSDPDWDSFYLWASSDTVSSELRDVSARATLGGTTPDSNALPRKVYDRTLRFWSAITLADKSHAMDIPPEWVFDLETLDRDAIENYIANIQKREPENELEAHLNTERERARRQTIRGVHEWATNSSSRIATLTLPTGLGKTFTGLSAAFELRDILSKQSNSESPRPIVYALPYTSIIEQTRAIFEDPDLWGANPQKSALTVHHYLSETVVHHDEYDDADTVATDDGTAEFLGEAWRDGTILTTFVQLFESLAGPTNRQGLKLSSLRSSIVILDEPQALPKDWWDGIERLLDVLTGEFSAHIIAMTATQPSLVRNLDTTSLLGDGLNHTQEGCELCSGEDTYETTLEPSLQETYFNQAERVRYSIDETALSRQLGIEESHVGYDTAADRILDATGADGSTLAICNTIRSSRTLTEVLADRPGVVHLGNTIDAVFQEENISAIDPPSTETVVERVLSRAARSNPDEHARRPKNGLAQINEADSSTQTHLLTLNSRYRPIDREVLIAIANRLSTSDTPFVLISTQAIEAGVDLSFETVFRDLAPLDCIVQAAGRCNRSYEWGENGGRVIVWLLADPDEETPQEPSSKPPAYYVYEKGATDSGIPDHLRIISDVLSDVPDHHDAADVALSKHAVTDYFDRLTEKSLWSTALRTEIDEAKARDLSEESLIGGVQTFDVLVAVTDADVAEIEAISDLLAKDDPNGYDRLTYASGLRVSLPKSAIEESPRLTRLDRRERGSDGVQVFQFLGRNDLEYDFAGGGLAPTAGSVSDRFTL encoded by the coding sequence ATGAGTACCTTGCAAACCCCACTCATTTCACATCCGACTCGGGACGAAGCGACAAACACGTATGCAGCTGACCAGCTGACCGGCAACGGGGATCTTCGACTTACAGCTCACAATCGCGTCGTTTCGGATCGGGCGGTTTCCTTGTTTGGCGAGAACAGCGATGCTGTGGAGTATCTCCGAGCGGCGGCTGCTCTACACGACTTTGGAAAGGCGACCCCCCAATTTCAAGCCTACGTACGCCCAAAAGAGGACCATAGCTGTCCGAAAGAAGAGACAGCTCACGCCCGTCTCGGTGCGCTAGCGACCTGGTACGTGCTGGGAAAGCTTGGTGCGCCAGATCGAGACCGACTTGCGGGGACGTTAGCAGTGGCACGGCACCATCAGGCACTCCCCAATGCTGCTCAGTACACCGCTGAGACACTAGCAGAGGCTTTCGAGAGGCAAGACGGCGTTATCAACGTCCAGCTTTCAAGAATCGATGAGACGTGGCCGCGAGCCGCAGCGAAACTCTTCGAACAGACCCCATTATCGGATCCCGACTGGGACTCGTTCTATTTATGGGCCAGTTCAGATACTGTTTCCTCGGAATTGCGGGATGTGAGTGCACGAGCAACTTTAGGAGGGACCACGCCGGATTCAAATGCCCTCCCTCGGAAGGTATACGACCGTACCCTTCGGTTCTGGTCAGCGATCACACTTGCCGACAAGAGCCATGCAATGGATATCCCCCCTGAGTGGGTGTTCGACCTGGAGACGCTGGACCGTGATGCAATCGAGAACTACATAGCGAATATCCAGAAACGCGAGCCAGAAAACGAACTTGAGGCGCATTTGAATACGGAGCGTGAACGCGCTCGTCGACAAACCATCCGCGGAGTCCACGAATGGGCAACAAATTCGAGCTCACGTATCGCAACCCTCACACTCCCCACAGGATTGGGCAAGACATTTACCGGGTTGTCAGCGGCCTTCGAGCTTCGAGACATTCTCTCCAAGCAAAGTAACTCTGAGTCGCCGAGGCCAATCGTCTACGCACTTCCATACACGAGTATCATCGAGCAAACGCGTGCAATCTTCGAAGACCCAGATCTGTGGGGCGCTAATCCCCAAAAGTCGGCTTTGACGGTCCACCACTACCTCAGCGAGACGGTCGTTCACCACGACGAATACGACGATGCGGATACGGTCGCTACAGACGATGGCACCGCAGAGTTCCTCGGAGAGGCCTGGCGTGACGGGACAATACTCACGACCTTTGTCCAGCTATTCGAAAGTCTTGCAGGGCCGACAAACAGACAGGGGCTGAAACTATCCTCGCTGCGCTCGAGCATCGTCATTCTTGACGAACCACAGGCGCTCCCCAAAGATTGGTGGGACGGCATTGAGAGACTTCTGGACGTTCTGACTGGGGAATTCTCAGCACACATCATCGCGATGACCGCAACCCAGCCCAGTCTCGTAAGGAACCTCGATACGACATCCCTGCTGGGTGATGGTCTCAACCACACTCAGGAAGGTTGTGAATTGTGCAGCGGTGAGGATACCTACGAGACAACACTTGAGCCCTCCCTGCAGGAAACGTATTTCAACCAAGCAGAACGGGTCCGATATTCGATCGATGAGACTGCGCTGAGCCGCCAGCTTGGCATCGAGGAATCCCACGTTGGGTATGATACAGCCGCCGATCGGATTCTCGATGCAACTGGAGCCGATGGATCGACACTGGCGATTTGTAACACCATTCGGAGTTCACGAACGCTCACAGAGGTTCTTGCAGATCGGCCAGGTGTCGTCCATCTCGGTAATACCATCGATGCAGTTTTCCAAGAGGAAAATATCTCTGCGATCGACCCACCCTCTACAGAGACAGTTGTTGAGAGAGTCTTGTCTCGGGCGGCACGATCAAACCCGGATGAGCACGCACGCCGTCCCAAGAACGGTTTAGCTCAAATCAACGAGGCAGACTCGTCCACGCAAACCCATCTCCTGACGCTGAATTCACGATACCGTCCCATCGACAGGGAGGTCCTGATAGCGATCGCAAATCGACTCTCGACGAGCGACACACCATTTGTACTCATTTCCACCCAGGCCATTGAGGCGGGTGTCGATCTCAGTTTCGAAACTGTCTTTCGAGACCTCGCACCACTCGACTGCATCGTCCAGGCAGCAGGCCGCTGTAACAGATCCTACGAGTGGGGTGAGAATGGAGGTCGAGTGATCGTCTGGCTACTCGCGGATCCCGACGAAGAAACTCCCCAGGAGCCATCGTCGAAACCACCGGCCTATTACGTATACGAGAAGGGAGCCACCGACTCTGGCATTCCCGACCATCTTCGGATCATCTCAGACGTACTTTCCGACGTGCCAGACCACCACGACGCGGCAGATGTTGCGCTCTCGAAGCACGCAGTAACGGACTACTTCGACCGGCTCACAGAAAAGTCACTGTGGAGCACTGCTCTTCGAACGGAAATCGACGAGGCAAAGGCTAGGGACCTCAGCGAAGAGTCGCTAATTGGTGGCGTTCAAACTTTTGACGTTCTGGTTGCCGTTACAGATGCAGACGTTGCCGAGATCGAGGCAATCTCGGATTTGCTCGCCAAAGACGACCCGAATGGGTACGATCGACTCACATACGCCTCTGGACTTCGCGTCTCACTCCCCAAGTCCGCTATTGAGGAGTCCCCACGATTGACGCGACTTGACAGACGTGAACGGGGAAGCGACGGCGTTCAAGTCTTCCAATTTCTTGGACGAAACGATCTAGAATACGACTTTGCCGGGGGCGGTCTAGCACCAACGGCTGGCTCCGTCTCCGACCGATTCACGTTATGA
- the cas4 gene encoding CRISPR-associated protein Cas4, whose translation MVQYYHVCRRELWFMSRGIDIDRQTTNIQRGTHVDKTSYSDSRQSFMIGNRIQLDVLDSGDVMEVKVSSTLETPARMQLLFYLWFLQEIYGIEKDGVLAYPTERKRESVELTSETTERVESTVAGILGVVSQDEPPQLEKKPYCESCLYQDLCWM comes from the coding sequence ATGGTTCAATACTACCACGTTTGCAGACGGGAACTCTGGTTCATGTCACGGGGAATCGATATCGACCGGCAAACGACCAACATCCAGCGAGGGACTCACGTCGACAAGACCAGCTACAGTGATTCTCGCCAATCATTCATGATTGGTAATCGAATCCAACTCGACGTACTCGACTCCGGTGACGTAATGGAGGTTAAGGTGTCGTCCACGTTGGAAACGCCTGCTCGGATGCAGTTACTGTTCTATCTGTGGTTCCTCCAAGAAATATATGGGATCGAAAAAGATGGTGTTCTGGCGTATCCCACAGAACGAAAACGAGAGTCCGTCGAATTGACCAGCGAAACTACGGAGCGCGTCGAGTCGACAGTAGCTGGCATTCTCGGCGTAGTTTCTCAAGACGAACCGCCCCAGTTGGAAAAGAAGCCGTACTGTGAATCCTGTCTCTATCAGGACCTCTGTTGGATGTAA
- the cas1b gene encoding type I-B CRISPR-associated endonuclease Cas1b yields the protein MPKPNHHIFADGELSRNEGTLRIDTLDGDTEYLPVESVDSLYLHGQIDFNTRSLGLLNEHNVPLHVFGWKDYYRGSYLPKRGQVSGNTIVEQVRAYDNLERRLQIGHKIIEASIHNMRANLRYYDGRRGNFSSAVNELEELKQTVASTASIDDLRAVEGNARKAYYACFDDILRDPFTLQKREYNPPSNEANAAISFLNSMVYTTSVSAIRKTALDPTVGFVHEPGERRFTLSLDIADIFKPILADRVLFRLVNRQQLSISDFEDELKGSLLTESGRMTVLEAYEKTLDETIEHPRLNRKVSFKTLVQTDVYSLKKHVLTGEPYHATERWW from the coding sequence ATGCCAAAACCCAACCATCACATCTTCGCCGACGGAGAACTGTCGCGGAACGAAGGTACGCTACGTATCGATACGCTCGATGGGGATACCGAATACCTCCCAGTCGAATCGGTCGACTCACTGTATCTTCATGGTCAAATCGACTTCAACACTCGTAGCCTTGGCCTTCTGAACGAACACAACGTTCCACTGCACGTCTTCGGCTGGAAGGACTACTATCGCGGGTCATACTTGCCGAAGCGAGGTCAGGTGTCGGGGAACACGATCGTTGAACAGGTACGTGCCTATGATAATCTCGAACGTCGATTACAGATTGGCCACAAAATCATCGAGGCCAGCATCCACAATATGCGTGCGAACCTGCGGTATTACGATGGTCGACGAGGAAATTTTTCGTCGGCCGTCAATGAACTCGAGGAGTTGAAACAGACCGTAGCATCGACAGCCTCCATTGACGATCTTCGGGCTGTCGAGGGAAACGCAAGGAAAGCGTACTATGCGTGTTTCGACGACATTCTCCGCGATCCGTTCACTCTTCAGAAACGAGAGTATAATCCTCCATCTAACGAGGCGAACGCAGCGATTTCCTTCCTGAATAGCATGGTGTATACGACAAGTGTGTCTGCCATTCGGAAGACCGCACTCGATCCCACGGTCGGGTTCGTTCACGAACCGGGTGAGCGACGCTTCACACTATCGCTGGACATCGCCGATATTTTCAAACCGATACTGGCCGATAGGGTACTCTTCAGATTGGTGAACCGCCAGCAACTCTCTATCAGCGATTTCGAAGACGAACTCAAGGGCAGTTTACTGACCGAGAGCGGCCGAATGACAGTTCTGGAGGCGTACGAAAAGACACTCGACGAAACTATCGAGCACCCCCGACTGAATAGGAAGGTGAGTTTCAAGACGCTCGTTCAGACCGATGTGTACAGTTTGAAAAAGCACGTGCTGACCGGCGAACCATATCACGCAACAGAACGGTGGTGGTAA
- the cas2 gene encoding CRISPR-associated endonuclease Cas2 — translation MHVIVVYDVPADRTHVYRKLLRRRLEHLQQSVFFGELTEGQVTEMKNEIKNKLTPDDAIVVFESTNPAHFDYSLFGSSDEPGSRFT, via the coding sequence ATGCACGTGATCGTCGTCTACGATGTCCCCGCAGACCGAACACACGTCTATCGAAAGCTGCTTCGCCGCCGGCTCGAGCACCTCCAGCAATCGGTATTCTTCGGCGAACTCACAGAGGGGCAGGTCACGGAGATGAAAAACGAAATCAAGAACAAGCTCACACCGGATGACGCGATAGTGGTGTTCGAATCCACGAACCCCGCACATTTTGATTATTCCCTCTTCGGCTCGAGTGACGAACCCGGCAGTCGATTCACCTAA
- a CDS encoding P-loop NTPase family protein: MRSSHPVPELPRLSPGIQLLEAPDRAIGPLQTLVLDALMADGGEAVWIDAHNHGTSVYLAEVAPSPRLLERVHIARGFTPYQHQSLVGDAVEAVTEATSVIVAPAIDAHYREADVRGNEPSEMLLQSLSQLAGYAREWKIPVLMTRVATDGFSAPIEHAARDTIEVEQTDFGPRFVGADFETLIYHSNAQTLQTTLTYWTRILQARQPLHEQAPYQAASPTHS; encoded by the coding sequence ATGCGCTCATCCCACCCGGTCCCGGAACTCCCTCGCCTATCCCCGGGCATCCAACTCCTTGAGGCCCCGGACCGAGCGATCGGCCCGCTGCAGACGCTGGTCCTAGACGCACTCATGGCGGACGGCGGCGAGGCCGTCTGGATCGACGCCCACAATCACGGCACGTCGGTCTACCTCGCCGAGGTCGCCCCCTCCCCGCGACTTCTGGAACGGGTCCACATCGCCCGCGGGTTCACGCCCTATCAGCACCAGTCGCTTGTGGGGGATGCCGTCGAGGCCGTGACCGAGGCGACGAGCGTGATCGTCGCGCCGGCCATTGACGCCCACTATCGCGAGGCCGACGTCCGGGGGAACGAACCTTCGGAGATGCTGCTGCAGAGTCTCTCTCAGCTCGCTGGATACGCCAGAGAGTGGAAGATTCCGGTCCTCATGACGCGAGTCGCGACGGATGGGTTCAGCGCACCGATCGAACACGCCGCTCGTGACACCATCGAGGTCGAACAGACTGACTTTGGGCCCCGGTTCGTTGGTGCCGACTTCGAGACACTGATCTATCACTCAAACGCCCAAACGTTGCAGACCACACTCACCTACTGGACCCGGATTCTTCAGGCGCGACAGCCGCTTCATGAACAGGCGCCCTACCAGGCCGCTTCCCCCACTCATTCCTAA
- a CDS encoding type B DNA-directed DNA polymerase, translating to MFKIDYLDEGGVRRWEVTEDGAEATVEADYRPTIYVGAEEWATVEAHRDHIEAHPLVFETTVVEKRPGWRHDEKRLLGVEGRDIEAVDELAPAIANMARPGELRLYNVDFSREFRYCLETNTSPVPKGELSTLEIDVPPAELSGPEPGFTEATIADQQVSGDVVSVLETTLNRIERSDPDVLILSSAEIIPQLFRAGTEHEIKPISVGRRPGYQQLAGQSTYESYGQVGHSPARYNVPGRAIIDRSNTFFYSQTNLEGILDLVERSYKPLQELAWASIGNVLTAIQIREARRRNVLVPWRSWRHEQFKTMRQLHAADRGGFTFSPDVGLHEDVHELDFSSMYPNIIVTRNISPETIRGECDSSTTVPELDYEICDKPGYLPDVLEPLIEDREEIKTELRETEDPDRRDELKGRSEAIKWILVSCFGYQGFSNAKFGRIEAHEAINAYARDILLTAKEELEAAGWYVVHGIVDSIWVTPMEGAEQESLAQVAQRVSEEIEIDLEYEAAYDWVAFVPMKDSEEGALTKYFGRKADPPAGEDPYKFRGIELRQRSTCDWIASVQRDLVETLDEFRDSEQVLEVLRGHLNTLSTGNVDSERLLITNRVSKSLEEYTQSTRNVAALERRQAQDIDAHPGQDVEYVVVDDSKSTRERVRLKSEALDGYDSGFYRDRAIRAAESVLSPLGVREAEIKQYLADFEDTSISAWH from the coding sequence ATGTTCAAGATTGACTATCTCGACGAGGGCGGGGTCCGTCGCTGGGAGGTGACCGAGGACGGCGCCGAGGCAACCGTCGAGGCCGACTACCGCCCGACGATCTATGTGGGCGCCGAGGAGTGGGCGACCGTCGAGGCCCATCGTGATCACATCGAGGCCCACCCGCTCGTCTTCGAGACCACTGTCGTCGAGAAGCGGCCGGGGTGGCGACACGACGAGAAGCGGCTTCTCGGCGTCGAGGGACGAGACATCGAGGCCGTCGACGAGCTGGCCCCCGCTATCGCGAACATGGCCCGGCCCGGTGAACTCCGACTCTACAACGTTGACTTCTCCCGGGAGTTTCGGTATTGCCTCGAAACGAATACCTCGCCAGTTCCCAAGGGCGAGCTGAGCACGCTCGAAATCGATGTCCCGCCGGCGGAACTGAGCGGTCCTGAACCGGGCTTCACGGAAGCGACGATCGCTGACCAACAGGTCAGCGGAGACGTCGTCTCAGTTCTCGAAACCACACTCAACCGGATCGAACGGTCTGATCCCGATGTGCTCATCCTCTCCAGTGCCGAGATCATTCCCCAATTGTTCAGAGCGGGCACTGAACACGAGATCAAACCCATTTCCGTCGGTCGTCGCCCAGGCTACCAACAACTCGCTGGCCAGTCAACCTACGAGAGCTACGGGCAGGTTGGTCACTCACCGGCTCGGTACAATGTACCCGGCCGGGCGATTATCGACAGGTCGAACACCTTCTTCTACTCGCAGACGAACCTTGAGGGCATTCTCGACCTCGTCGAGCGTTCGTACAAGCCGCTTCAGGAACTCGCCTGGGCTTCCATAGGGAATGTCCTCACTGCGATCCAGATCCGCGAGGCTCGGCGGAGAAACGTCTTGGTGCCCTGGCGGTCCTGGCGGCACGAGCAGTTCAAGACCATGCGGCAGCTCCACGCCGCCGATCGCGGTGGCTTCACGTTCTCACCCGATGTCGGGCTCCATGAGGACGTCCACGAACTCGATTTCTCCTCGATGTATCCGAACATCATCGTCACGCGAAATATCTCTCCGGAGACGATCCGTGGTGAGTGTGACTCCTCAACGACAGTTCCCGAACTCGACTACGAGATTTGTGACAAACCGGGGTATCTGCCTGACGTGCTGGAACCGTTGATCGAGGACCGTGAGGAGATCAAGACCGAGCTTCGCGAAACTGAAGACCCTGACCGCCGAGACGAACTCAAAGGTCGGTCGGAGGCGATCAAGTGGATTCTCGTCTCCTGCTTTGGCTATCAGGGATTCTCCAATGCGAAATTCGGGCGGATCGAGGCCCACGAGGCGATCAACGCTTACGCCCGAGATATTCTTCTGACGGCGAAAGAAGAGCTCGAAGCGGCGGGCTGGTACGTTGTTCACGGCATCGTTGATTCCATCTGGGTCACGCCGATGGAAGGGGCCGAACAGGAATCGCTGGCACAGGTGGCCCAACGCGTTTCAGAGGAGATTGAGATCGACCTCGAATACGAGGCCGCCTACGACTGGGTCGCTTTCGTTCCGATGAAAGACTCAGAGGAAGGCGCGTTGACGAAATATTTCGGCCGGAAGGCCGACCCACCGGCTGGCGAGGACCCGTACAAGTTCCGGGGTATCGAACTCCGGCAGCGCTCCACCTGTGACTGGATTGCGAGTGTTCAGCGTGACCTCGTCGAAACTCTCGACGAATTTCGTGACTCTGAACAGGTTCTGGAGGTGCTTCGAGGCCACCTGAACACGCTATCCACGGGAAACGTCGATTCTGAGCGACTTTTGATCACGAATCGCGTCTCGAAGTCTCTGGAGGAGTACACCCAGTCCACACGGAACGTGGCTGCACTGGAGCGACGGCAGGCTCAGGACATCGACGCCCACCCCGGGCAGGATGTCGAGTACGTGGTCGTTGACGATTCAAAATCAACACGGGAGCGTGTCCGACTCAAGAGTGAGGCCCTCGATGGCTACGATTCAGGATTCTATCGCGATCGAGCTATTCGAGCGGCCGAGTCCGTACTGTCGCCACTCGGAGTTCGGGAGGCGGAGATCAAGCAGTATCTCGCGGACTTCGAGGACACATCGATTAGCGCATGGCATTGA
- a CDS encoding PD-(D/E)XK nuclease family protein: protein MSGTLAPPTLDVDSEIPHVELPVSTPKDEARAAFSAVETLLEAGVPRREILVVASRLREYEPTLSRAAIRLGLTPTFWTQLDLKNTQLYQLLYTACELLDGGENLTAQNLQTLLAMGWTPPEPESDAWPLTKQATGLAFEGIEPDAQRSLTEWQDEFADTEHDEQVQALLDWLGQDRPPAPEAVEGVLHGLVERYREHVLPVVKDDDVPALLDTETAARTTVRMETLAEQVAAKYRTRRSDSRMAASWANVASLIEAVASQAPGRREHANARAIDVMEPNDIWPKTAKYVIILGLVEGEWPSPTESLVPAELRHAINADQELTETLLPRPSWTGGRAVDQFAEVLDAASEGVLLLRHTQTLEGEAKPPSSLLEMVPTSRADVQVQETLLRDTSADPDPLLDALGLNHSQHGDQE, encoded by the coding sequence ATGAGCGGAACCCTCGCCCCGCCGACCCTCGATGTCGATAGTGAGATCCCGCACGTCGAACTACCGGTGTCCACGCCCAAAGACGAGGCCCGGGCGGCGTTCAGCGCCGTCGAGACACTCCTTGAGGCCGGCGTTCCCAGACGAGAGATCCTGGTAGTCGCCAGCCGGCTTCGAGAGTATGAACCCACGCTCTCTCGGGCAGCGATTCGGCTTGGACTCACCCCCACTTTCTGGACACAGTTGGATCTGAAAAACACCCAGCTGTACCAGCTTCTCTACACCGCCTGCGAACTGCTCGACGGCGGCGAGAATCTGACGGCCCAGAACCTGCAGACGCTCCTCGCGATGGGCTGGACCCCACCCGAGCCTGAATCAGACGCCTGGCCGCTGACCAAGCAAGCGACTGGGCTCGCCTTCGAGGGCATCGAGCCAGATGCGCAGCGATCGCTCACGGAGTGGCAGGACGAGTTCGCCGATACTGAACACGACGAGCAGGTACAGGCTTTGCTCGACTGGCTCGGTCAAGATCGCCCACCAGCCCCGGAGGCCGTCGAGGGCGTTCTCCACGGCCTCGTCGAGCGATACCGGGAACACGTCCTGCCCGTAGTGAAAGACGACGACGTCCCCGCTCTCCTCGATACGGAGACCGCAGCCCGGACCACCGTCCGGATGGAGACTCTGGCTGAGCAGGTGGCCGCGAAGTATCGAACCCGGCGAAGCGACTCGCGGATGGCGGCCTCGTGGGCAAACGTGGCCAGCCTGATCGAAGCGGTCGCCTCACAGGCTCCTGGGAGGCGGGAACACGCGAATGCCCGGGCAATCGACGTGATGGAGCCCAACGACATCTGGCCAAAGACCGCCAAGTACGTCATCATTCTCGGGCTCGTCGAGGGCGAGTGGCCCAGTCCGACCGAGAGCCTGGTGCCGGCCGAGCTGCGACACGCCATCAACGCCGACCAGGAACTGACCGAGACACTCCTGCCCCGGCCCTCGTGGACCGGCGGCCGGGCCGTTGACCAGTTCGCCGAAGTCCTCGACGCGGCGTCTGAAGGCGTGCTACTACTTCGTCACACTCAGACCCTCGAAGGCGAGGCCAAGCCACCTTCCTCACTGCTGGAAATGGTGCCGACCTCGAGAGCCGATGTTCAGGTCCAGGAGACACTCCTTCGAGACACCTCCGCCGACCCGGACCCGCTCCTCGACGCGTTGGGTCTCAATCATTCACAGCACGGTGATCAAGAATGA